The DNA sequence GAAGTCATAGACAATTGCTGCCCCCAAACATAATGGGCATCGATCTGACCAATTAAAGCAAAATATTTCCCAAGGGTTACAGACGGACTGTACCAGATCCCGGCTTCATTTTGTTTGTAAACGGTACGGTGATCTGAGACATTCTGTGCATAGGCGTAATTAACTCCAATCACATCGTTATTATTGAAAAAATATCCTATACCAATAGGGACTCCTGCATTAGCACTTGTTCCCACAGAACTGTTACTGCCGGAAGGAGCATTGGTTTTTGAATAATCAAAAGAACCATACACCATAAACTGTCCTTTTGGCCCTTCTTCATCACTTTTCAGTCTTCGTCCCCCTAGGAATTGGGCATGCAGCTGGGCAGACATCAAAGATGTTCCGACTACTGCTAATGACAATGCTTTTTTATTAAAATATTTCATCTGATCTTTAGATTTAATTGATATTCTTTGAAAGAGCCCGGAATTCCACCGGGCTTTATAAAAAGTTTCATCTTTAGAACAGATAATACAATTGGGTTAAAGGAAGCTTCTCAGCCGGTTCACAGGTAATATACTCTCCATCTACGGTTACTTTGTAGTTTTCCGGATTCACCTCAATTAAAGGAGTTTTGTCATTATGGATGAGGTTTGCTTTAGAAATATTTCTGCAGTTCTTCACTGGAAGGATCATTTTCTCAAGTTTAAATTCAGCAATAGAACCGTTATCTATAGAAACCTGGGACACAAAAGTAGCACAGGTCCCATATTTTGCTCTTCCATGTGCCCCAAACATATTTCTGTAAATTACAGGTTGTGGTGTTGGAATAGAAGCATTAGGATCACCCATTTTACTCGCGATGACCATTCCTCCTTTATAGATCATCTCCGGTTTCACTCCAAATAAAGCAGGTCTCCAGATCACCAGGTCTGCCAATTTACCTTCTTCAATAGAACCTACATACTCAGAAATCCCGTGAGCAATAGCAGGATTGATCGTATATTTTGCTACATATCTTTTTGCACGGTAATTATCATGTTCAGAACCTTTATCTTCTTCAAGCTGACCGCGTTGGTCTTTCATTTTGCTGGCTGTCTGCCATGTTCTCGTAATGACTTCTCCTGGTCTTCCCATTGCCTGTGAATCGGAACTCATGATGCTGAATACTCCCATATCATGCAGAATATCTTCAGCAGCGATGGTTTCAGGACGAATACGTGAATCAGCAAAGGCAACATCTTCAGGAATATTTTTACTTAAATGATGACATACCATCAGCATATCCAGATGTTCATCGATGGTATTGATCGTATAAGGGCGTGTCGGATTCGTAGATGCCGGTAATACATTAGGATACATTGCCGCTTTAATGATATCCGGAGCATGACCTCCTCCTGCTCCTTCCGTATGGAACGTGTGGATCACTCTTCCGTTAATGGCACGCATGGTGTCCTCAAGAAATCCGCCTTCATTTAAGGTATCAGTATGGATAGCTACTTGAACATCATACTTGTCAGCAACCTTCAGTGCAGCATCTATCGTCGCAGGGGTTGCTCCCCAATCTTCATGGATCTTCACTCCCAAAGCTCCTGCTTCTACCTGCTCTTCAATAGGCTCTGTTGCTGAACAATTTCCTTTTCCGAAGAATCCAAGATTCATAGGGTATTCTTCTGCCGCCTCGAGCATTCTCTGCATATTGAATCTTCCCGGGGTAACTGTGGTTGCATTGGTTCCGTCATTAGGACCTGTCCCACCACCAATCATGGTTGTAATACCACTGTATAAAGAAGTTTCGATCTGTTGTGGGCAGATGTAATGAATGTGTGTGTCTATTCCTCCTGCGGTTACAATATATCCTTTTCCGCCATGTACTTCTGTAGAAGCTCCAATGATCATGTTGGGAGTTACACCATCCATCGTATCAGGATTTCCGGCTTTTCCGATCCCGACGATCTTTCCGTCTTTGATTCCTATATCTGCTTTTACAATTCCCCAGTGATCTATGATGACCGCTCCTGTGATACAAAGATCCAGCACCCCTTCATCTCTTTTACGGGTCACATTCTGTCCCATTCCGTCACGAACAGTTTTACCCCCTCCGAAAACAGCTTCGTCTCCATAATGTGTAAAATCTTTTTCGATCTCAATAATCATTTCAGTGTCCCCTAAACGGATTCTGTCTCCAGCTGTAGGGCCTAATATATTGGCGTATTGTTTTCTGTCTACGTGTAAACTCATCTTACTGATTTTTAAAATTTAACTGAATTGCTTTTGCAAGGCTTTCTTCTTTCTGAGCATCAGAATTCACAGATCCATCCACCAGATTATTAAACCCTATTGCCTTTTTATCTCCTCCAATTTCAACAAGCTCGACTTCTTTTTCTTCCCCCGGTTCAAAACGGACTGCAGTACTTGCGACAATATTCAGTCGCTTTCCAAAAGCTTTTTCACGATCAAAGCTCATTGCTTTATTCACTTCAAAAAAATGAAAGTGTGAACCCACCTGAATAGGACGGTCTCCGGTGTTTACTACTTTTAGTTTTACAGTTTCTCTGCCTTCATTGCAGATAATTGTTCCTTCTTTTACAAAAATTTCTCCTGGTATCATAATAGGTAAGGATTAACGGATTGGATTATGTACGGTGACCAACTTGGTTCCATCTGGAAATGTTGCTTCGATCTGAACATCATGGATCATTTCTGCCACTCCTGGCATTACATCATCCTTGGTTAGAATCTGTGCTCCTTCCTGCATCAGTTCGGCTACTTTTTTACCATCTCTTGCTCCTTCCAATAAAAAGTGGCTGATAATCGCTATCGCTTCAGGATAGTTGAGTTTAAGTCCTCTGGCTTTTCTTTTTAGAGCTAACTCACCTGCCATATGCAGCATTAGTTTCTCTGTTTCTCTGGGTGTTAAGTGCATTGTATGTTATTTAAAATTGAACATGCGTTATCCTGTCTGCCTTTCTGTAAAGACAAATCAAAATGCTTTTATTTCGAAAAATTTGAAAATGAATCAGGTGAACCTATATTCAGCTACAGGTTATCAATTCATAGATCGGAATGAGAAAATTAACAGAAGTTGATCTGTAAAGAATGATATAGAATATATCGGGGTGTTGTTGTAACAACAGGATGAAGTGCCGCTATCTGCGGAGCTTGGTAATAATAAGACTCGAAGAAAAACTGCAGACACTGTTGAACAGGTACAGTATAATCAAATTTTACTTTTTCAACATCATCAAGATCGGGCTCATCCATGTTATCAGATAAGGTATATCCCTGCTCTGGATTCTGATGATCGTATTTTTGTGAAAGTTTATTTTTGGAAACGGCTGCTGAATACGATTGTACCTCCCCTTTAAACACAAAAAGAGATGTGCATAAAGCAAAGAAAAACAGTACAAAAGAGAACAATATGATCTTTTTATTCATAGCCATAATTGATGGGGTAAAATTAGACCAATGAAAACTCTCTGCCTATCAAAAACATTATTTAAAATGTTCAAAATCGTGA is a window from the Chryseobacterium sp. T16E-39 genome containing:
- the ureC gene encoding urease subunit alpha; translated protein: MSLHVDRKQYANILGPTAGDRIRLGDTEMIIEIEKDFTHYGDEAVFGGGKTVRDGMGQNVTRKRDEGVLDLCITGAVIIDHWGIVKADIGIKDGKIVGIGKAGNPDTMDGVTPNMIIGASTEVHGGKGYIVTAGGIDTHIHYICPQQIETSLYSGITTMIGGGTGPNDGTNATTVTPGRFNMQRMLEAAEEYPMNLGFFGKGNCSATEPIEEQVEAGALGVKIHEDWGATPATIDAALKVADKYDVQVAIHTDTLNEGGFLEDTMRAINGRVIHTFHTEGAGGGHAPDIIKAAMYPNVLPASTNPTRPYTINTIDEHLDMLMVCHHLSKNIPEDVAFADSRIRPETIAAEDILHDMGVFSIMSSDSQAMGRPGEVITRTWQTASKMKDQRGQLEEDKGSEHDNYRAKRYVAKYTINPAIAHGISEYVGSIEEGKLADLVIWRPALFGVKPEMIYKGGMVIASKMGDPNASIPTPQPVIYRNMFGAHGRAKYGTCATFVSQVSIDNGSIAEFKLEKMILPVKNCRNISKANLIHNDKTPLIEVNPENYKVTVDGEYITCEPAEKLPLTQLYYLF
- the ureB gene encoding urease subunit beta; the encoded protein is MIPGEIFVKEGTIICNEGRETVKLKVVNTGDRPIQVGSHFHFFEVNKAMSFDREKAFGKRLNIVASTAVRFEPGEEKEVELVEIGGDKKAIGFNNLVDGSVNSDAQKEESLAKAIQLNFKNQ
- the ureA gene encoding urease subunit gamma codes for the protein MHLTPRETEKLMLHMAGELALKRKARGLKLNYPEAIAIISHFLLEGARDGKKVAELMQEGAQILTKDDVMPGVAEMIHDVQIEATFPDGTKLVTVHNPIR